From a region of the Haloferax volcanii DS2 genome:
- a CDS encoding hemolysin family protein translates to MVGVETALRLGGGLVLLLANAFFVVSEFAMTRVPQFDESAFEGSRGLELAWEMTERLEVYLSGCQVGITIASVGLGVVAEPAVAATFDAVLGGGGAAGSHTSLSVGLALVVINLSHVVLGEQVPTYLGVERSRAVAKYTAPVLYGWTKLMYPVIVVADWLAKRLLSLVGVEITRSWQEAELDDEDGDGSAGEGTRLTRGEVRSQMGDVLSQGSLPEDRREEVLNALRIGELPVRDVMVPADHVVALSADATTDESLERVRSNPQHSRFPLVGDSLDDVRGVVYAPTVLSNIDRLQSGDRRLDDIAAPPLSVPSDLSVSDLIDRFQEENQELAMVRDPESGSVVGLVTASDAFESITGQLYDPLDLGA, encoded by the coding sequence ATGGTAGGTGTCGAAACCGCGCTTCGCCTCGGCGGCGGTCTGGTGTTGTTGCTCGCGAACGCCTTCTTCGTCGTCTCCGAGTTCGCGATGACGCGCGTCCCGCAGTTCGACGAGTCCGCTTTCGAGGGCTCCCGCGGGCTCGAACTCGCGTGGGAGATGACGGAGCGACTCGAAGTGTATCTCTCGGGCTGTCAGGTCGGGATTACCATCGCCAGCGTCGGCCTCGGCGTCGTCGCTGAACCCGCGGTCGCGGCCACGTTCGACGCGGTCCTCGGCGGCGGCGGGGCGGCGGGCTCCCACACGTCGCTTTCGGTCGGACTGGCGCTCGTCGTCATCAACCTCTCGCACGTCGTCCTCGGCGAGCAGGTGCCGACGTACCTCGGCGTCGAGCGCTCCCGCGCGGTGGCGAAGTACACCGCGCCCGTCCTCTACGGCTGGACGAAGCTGATGTACCCGGTCATCGTCGTCGCCGACTGGCTGGCGAAACGCCTGCTGTCGCTCGTCGGCGTCGAGATAACCCGCTCGTGGCAGGAAGCCGAACTCGACGACGAGGACGGCGACGGCTCCGCGGGTGAGGGCACCCGGCTCACGCGCGGCGAGGTCCGCAGCCAGATGGGGGACGTGCTCTCACAGGGTTCGCTCCCCGAGGACCGCCGCGAGGAAGTGCTCAACGCGCTCCGAATCGGTGAGTTGCCCGTCCGCGACGTGATGGTCCCCGCCGACCACGTCGTCGCGCTCTCGGCCGACGCGACCACCGACGAGAGCCTCGAACGCGTCCGGTCGAACCCCCAGCACTCGCGGTTCCCGCTCGTCGGGGACTCGCTGGACGACGTGCGGGGCGTCGTCTACGCGCCGACGGTGCTCTCGAACATCGACCGCCTCCAGTCGGGCGACCGCCGCCTCGACGACATCGCCGCGCCCCCGCTTTCGGTCCCCTCGGACCTCTCGGTCAGCGACCTCATCGACCGCTTTCAGGAGGAGAATCAGGAACTCGCCATGGTCCGCGACCCCGAAAGCGGCTCCGTGGTCGGCCTCGTGACCGCCTCCGACGCCTTCGAATCCATCACCGGCCAGCTCTACGACCCGCTGGACCTCGGGGCGTAG
- a CDS encoding M24 family metallopeptidase: MTPFERRTRACQERLADVDADATVLFPSRNLLYLSGFDEEPAERHLLLFVPREGAPAFLVPDLYETQVRAESWVADVRTWSDDDDPRDALADIVSDLGLAGGRVLVDDTMWARLSQDLRAALPDADFDLASEVVAPLRARKDDAELDALRRAGATVDRAVERVRDMGADAVSMTENELAAEIERLLADEGGEGIPFGPLVGSGPNGAMPHHSHGDRVIESGDPVVLDFGTVVDHYPSDQTRTVVFAGEPPAEFAEVHGVVQAARTAAVETVEPGVTAGDVDRAAREVIEEAGYGDRFIHRTGHGVGLDVHEEPYIVAGSDRELEVGNVFSVEPGVYLPDEFGVRIEDLVVVTDDGAELLNDTDRGWRC; this comes from the coding sequence ATGACGCCCTTCGAACGACGGACCCGCGCCTGTCAGGAGCGACTGGCCGACGTGGACGCCGACGCGACCGTGCTGTTCCCCAGCCGAAACCTGCTGTACCTCTCGGGCTTCGACGAGGAACCCGCAGAGCGCCACCTGCTTTTGTTCGTCCCCCGCGAGGGCGCGCCGGCGTTCCTCGTCCCCGACCTCTACGAGACGCAGGTCCGCGCCGAGTCGTGGGTCGCTGACGTGCGGACGTGGAGCGACGACGACGACCCGCGGGACGCCCTCGCGGACATCGTCTCGGACCTCGGCCTCGCCGGCGGCCGCGTCCTCGTCGACGACACGATGTGGGCGCGCCTCTCGCAGGACCTCCGGGCGGCGCTCCCCGACGCCGACTTCGACCTCGCGAGCGAGGTCGTCGCGCCGCTGCGCGCGCGGAAGGACGACGCCGAACTCGACGCGCTCCGCCGCGCCGGGGCGACCGTCGACCGCGCGGTCGAGCGCGTCCGCGACATGGGCGCGGACGCCGTCAGCATGACCGAGAACGAACTCGCCGCGGAAATCGAGCGCCTCCTCGCGGACGAGGGCGGCGAGGGGATTCCCTTCGGCCCGCTCGTCGGGTCAGGTCCCAACGGCGCGATGCCCCACCACAGCCACGGCGACCGCGTCATCGAGTCGGGCGACCCGGTCGTCCTCGACTTCGGGACCGTCGTCGACCACTACCCGAGCGACCAGACCCGAACCGTCGTCTTCGCCGGTGAGCCGCCCGCGGAGTTCGCCGAGGTCCACGGCGTCGTACAGGCCGCCCGGACCGCCGCCGTCGAGACCGTCGAACCGGGCGTCACCGCCGGCGACGTCGACCGCGCGGCCCGCGAGGTCATCGAGGAGGCGGGCTACGGCGACCGCTTCATCCACCGGACCGGCCACGGCGTCGGCCTCGACGTGCACGAAGAGCCGTACATCGTCGCCGGGAGCGACCGCGAACTCGAAGTCGGGAACGTCTTCAGCGTCGAACCGGGCGTCTATCTCCCCGACGAGTTCGGCGTCCGAATCGAGGACCTCGTCGTCGTCACCGACGACGGCGCGGAACTCCTGAACGACACCGACCGCGGCTGGCGCTGCTGA
- a CDS encoding phosphotransacetylase family protein, whose product MNTVLVTSTGESTGKTAITLALGVLATERGLDVGYMKPKGTRLQSSTGKTLDEDPMLARELLDIDAEMHQLEPVVYSPTFIQGAVRGKENAEELSEVISHHFEDISAGKDLMLVEGGGSYRTGGIVDLTDGDVADLLDAEVVLVADYQHPSDLDDVVAAVEDIGPDRLAGVVFNRVSDSAYDELETEVAPFLEARGVPVLGVVPTEKDLAGVTVEELANELGADLATDAPTDAFVERFLVGAMGGDAALRYFRRTKNAAVITGGDRANIQRAALEAPGVKCIILTGGHRPVGAVIGKAEEKGVPVLLVNGDTLSVTDRAEDIVSTGRTRDERTVNRMRDLLYEHADIDAIIGNVEPSGDGGAADDGATDDAAADEDDE is encoded by the coding sequence ATGAACACGGTACTCGTCACCTCGACCGGAGAAAGCACCGGGAAGACCGCAATCACGCTCGCACTCGGCGTCCTCGCCACGGAGCGCGGACTGGACGTGGGCTACATGAAGCCCAAGGGCACCCGCCTCCAGTCCAGCACCGGCAAGACGCTCGACGAGGACCCGATGCTCGCCCGCGAACTGCTCGACATCGACGCGGAGATGCACCAGCTCGAACCCGTCGTCTACTCCCCGACGTTCATCCAGGGCGCGGTCCGCGGCAAGGAGAACGCCGAGGAGCTTTCGGAGGTCATCTCCCACCACTTCGAGGACATCTCGGCCGGCAAGGACCTGATGCTCGTCGAGGGCGGCGGCTCCTACCGCACCGGCGGCATCGTGGACCTCACCGACGGAGACGTGGCGGACCTCCTCGACGCCGAAGTCGTCCTCGTCGCCGACTACCAGCACCCGAGCGACCTCGACGACGTGGTCGCGGCGGTCGAAGACATCGGCCCCGACCGCCTCGCGGGCGTCGTCTTCAACCGCGTGAGCGATTCCGCCTACGACGAACTCGAAACCGAGGTCGCGCCGTTCCTCGAAGCCCGCGGCGTTCCTGTCCTCGGCGTCGTCCCGACCGAAAAGGACCTCGCGGGCGTCACCGTCGAGGAACTCGCCAACGAACTCGGCGCGGACCTCGCGACCGACGCGCCGACCGACGCCTTCGTCGAGCGCTTCCTCGTCGGCGCGATGGGCGGCGACGCGGCGCTCCGCTACTTCCGCCGCACGAAGAACGCCGCGGTCATCACCGGCGGCGACCGCGCGAACATCCAGCGCGCCGCGCTCGAAGCCCCCGGCGTCAAATGTATCATCCTCACCGGCGGCCACCGACCCGTCGGGGCCGTCATCGGCAAGGCCGAAGAGAAAGGCGTCCCGGTGCTCCTCGTCAACGGCGACACGCTCTCCGTGACCGACCGCGCCGAGGACATCGTCAGCACGGGCCGCACCCGCGACGAGCGCACGGTCAACCGGATGCGCGACCTGCTGTACGAACACGCCGACATCGACGCCATCATCGGCAACGTCGAGCCGTCCGGCGACGGCGGCGCGGCTGACGACGGTGCGACTGACGACGCGGCCGCCGACGAAGACGACGAGTAA
- a CDS encoding acetate--CoA ligase family protein: MGELSELFAPNRIAVVGATEREGAIGRAIMDNLIDEFDGEVVPVNPKYDELFGLQCYGDVGETDADLAVIVVPPKVVLPAMKSAGEAGIQNVVVITAGFGETGSEGAAREQELRDIAEEYDLNVVGPNSLGIMNTDVGMNATFGPDMALDGNMSFMSQSGAFITAVIDWANDEDIGFKDIVSLGNKAVLDEADFIETWNDDPDTEVIIGYLEGISAGREFIDSARDVTKDTPIVLVKSGKTDAGAQAASSHTGTIAGSDAAYEAGLEQAGVIRADSVQHLFDTARVLGDQPLPENKDVAVITNAGGPGVMTTDAIGESELQMADFTDETLEAFSESLPAEGNIYNPVDIVGDADNARFKEALDVALADDNVGMALVLTCPTAVLDYNQLAADTVELQEEYDKPIAACFMGGERVDAASDVMKDAGIPNYFDPSRAVDGLEALSKYADIRQREYDAPTEFDVDRERAREILETVKDRDETRLGVEAMELLDAYGIETPAGDIVDDPADALEVAEDIDGNVVMKIVSPDILHKSDIGGVKVGVENEDVYDAYEDLITRAKNYQPDANILGVQVQEMVNLDDGVETIVGMNRDPQFGPLMMFGLGGIFVEILEDTTFRVAPVSETEAEDMTKEIDAAPMLRGARGNDPVDIGGITETIQRLSQLVTDFPAILELDINPLVALPDGVKAVDVRLTVDPDEL; this comes from the coding sequence ATGGGAGAGCTATCCGAATTGTTCGCGCCGAACCGAATCGCGGTGGTCGGTGCGACCGAGCGCGAAGGAGCAATCGGGCGGGCAATCATGGACAACCTCATCGACGAGTTCGACGGTGAGGTCGTTCCGGTCAACCCCAAGTACGACGAACTGTTCGGTCTCCAGTGCTACGGCGACGTCGGCGAGACGGACGCCGACCTCGCGGTCATCGTCGTCCCTCCGAAGGTCGTCCTGCCGGCGATGAAGTCCGCCGGGGAGGCGGGCATCCAGAACGTGGTCGTCATCACCGCCGGCTTCGGCGAGACGGGCAGCGAGGGTGCCGCCCGCGAGCAGGAACTCCGCGACATCGCGGAGGAGTACGACCTCAACGTCGTCGGCCCGAACAGTCTGGGCATCATGAACACGGACGTGGGCATGAACGCGACGTTCGGCCCCGACATGGCCCTCGACGGCAACATGTCCTTCATGAGCCAGTCGGGCGCGTTCATCACGGCCGTCATCGACTGGGCCAACGACGAGGACATCGGCTTCAAGGACATCGTCTCGCTGGGCAACAAGGCCGTCCTCGACGAGGCCGACTTCATCGAGACGTGGAACGACGACCCCGACACCGAGGTCATCATCGGCTACCTCGAAGGCATCTCGGCGGGTCGCGAGTTCATCGACTCCGCCCGCGACGTGACGAAGGACACGCCCATCGTCCTCGTCAAGTCCGGCAAGACCGACGCCGGCGCGCAGGCAGCCTCCTCGCACACCGGCACCATCGCCGGCTCCGACGCCGCCTACGAGGCCGGCCTCGAACAGGCGGGCGTCATCCGCGCGGACTCCGTCCAGCACCTGTTCGACACCGCCCGCGTGCTGGGCGACCAGCCGCTCCCCGAGAACAAGGACGTGGCCGTCATCACGAACGCCGGCGGCCCCGGCGTCATGACGACCGACGCCATCGGCGAGTCGGAACTCCAGATGGCCGACTTCACCGACGAGACGCTCGAAGCGTTCTCCGAGTCGCTCCCCGCCGAGGGGAACATCTACAACCCGGTCGACATCGTCGGTGACGCCGACAACGCCCGGTTCAAGGAGGCCCTCGACGTGGCGCTCGCCGACGACAACGTCGGCATGGCGCTCGTCCTGACCTGTCCGACGGCCGTCCTCGACTACAACCAACTCGCCGCCGACACCGTCGAACTCCAAGAAGAGTACGACAAGCCCATCGCCGCCTGCTTCATGGGCGGCGAGCGCGTCGATGCCGCCTCCGACGTGATGAAAGACGCCGGCATCCCGAACTACTTCGACCCCTCGCGCGCCGTCGACGGGCTCGAAGCCCTCTCGAAGTACGCCGACATCCGCCAGCGCGAGTACGACGCGCCCACCGAGTTCGACGTGGACCGCGAGCGTGCCCGCGAAATCCTCGAAACGGTCAAGGACCGCGACGAGACCCGTCTCGGCGTCGAAGCGATGGAACTGCTCGACGCCTACGGCATCGAGACGCCGGCCGGCGACATCGTCGACGACCCCGCCGACGCGCTCGAAGTCGCGGAGGACATCGACGGCAACGTCGTGATGAAAATCGTCAGCCCGGACATCCTCCACAAGTCCGACATCGGCGGCGTCAAGGTCGGCGTCGAAAACGAGGACGTCTACGACGCCTACGAGGACCTCATCACCCGCGCGAAGAACTACCAGCCCGACGCCAACATCCTCGGCGTGCAGGTCCAAGAGATGGTGAATCTCGACGACGGCGTCGAGACCATCGTCGGCATGAACCGCGACCCGCAGTTCGGCCCGCTCATGATGTTCGGACTCGGCGGCATCTTCGTGGAAATCCTCGAGGACACGACGTTCCGCGTCGCGCCCGTCTCCGAGACGGAAGCGGAAGACATGACGAAGGAAATCGACGCCGCGCCGATGCTCCGCGGGGCCCGCGGGAACGACCCGGTCGACATCGGCGGCATCACGGAGACCATCCAGCGGCTCTCCCAACTCGTCACCGACTTCCCGGCCATCCTCGAACTCGACATCAACCCGCTCGTCGCGCTGCCGGACGGCGTGAAGGCCGTCGACGTTCGACTCACCGTGGACCCGGACGAACTTTAA
- a CDS encoding mechanosensitive ion channel family protein, translating to MYPLQVTLTESIAELTNAVLAFVPRLVGALLILIVGWFIGSIAARLITRVADRVEVDKAVLATPVGKILGGTEKAVSGAFGTLGKWFVYAIAVLAAADVLAVDLFSEWVSTAASYAPSFVAGLLVIVLGFVVADFIGDAITRTRAATETPYTSVFAVGTRMFLYFTAVVIGLSTMGIDVAILFTIAQAFAWGIAAALAIGVGGAVAFGARDYVSANVERWMGSARSVAATPVSPMGGDTDSPEGASPADD from the coding sequence ATGTACCCGTTACAAGTCACGCTGACCGAGTCCATCGCAGAGTTGACCAACGCCGTGCTCGCGTTCGTCCCGCGGCTCGTGGGCGCGCTGTTGATTCTCATCGTCGGCTGGTTCATCGGCAGCATCGCGGCCCGGCTCATCACGCGGGTCGCCGACCGCGTCGAAGTCGACAAGGCCGTGTTGGCGACGCCCGTCGGGAAGATTCTCGGCGGGACCGAAAAGGCCGTCTCGGGCGCGTTCGGGACGCTCGGCAAGTGGTTCGTCTACGCTATCGCCGTGCTCGCGGCCGCCGACGTGCTCGCGGTCGACCTGTTTTCCGAATGGGTCTCGACCGCGGCGTCGTACGCGCCGTCGTTCGTGGCCGGCCTGCTCGTCATCGTCCTCGGATTCGTCGTCGCCGACTTCATCGGTGACGCCATCACCCGGACCCGCGCGGCGACCGAGACGCCGTACACGAGCGTCTTCGCGGTCGGCACCCGGATGTTCCTCTACTTCACCGCCGTCGTCATCGGTCTGAGCACGATGGGCATCGACGTGGCCATTCTGTTCACCATCGCGCAGGCGTTCGCGTGGGGCATCGCCGCGGCCCTCGCCATCGGCGTCGGCGGCGCGGTCGCCTTCGGCGCGCGCGACTACGTCTCGGCCAACGTCGAGCGCTGGATGGGGTCGGCCCGCTCCGTCGCGGCCACCCCCGTCTCGCCTATGGGCGGCGACACCGACTCACCCGAGGGCGCGTCGCCGGCCGACGACTGA
- a CDS encoding ZIP family metal transporter: MDQFAALTFVFLAGLVTAIATGVGAIPFFFVSDVSDRWNVALWGVASGIMVSASLFGLVFEGLANGTPLQLGIGMLAGVALVLVAHHVIEGAEVNPKQYEEADFRKLLLILGILTVHSFPEGVAVGVSFADLGLDGGFQLFGFVVPLLAVFMTLAISIHNVPEGLAISIPLRSMNVSNWKLVWWAIFSSLPQPIGAVIAFYFVRIAREFLPFGFGFAAGAMVFLVLTEFIPEALELGKRLPRGGRVELLAGLTAGFAVMVPLAFI; encoded by the coding sequence ATGGACCAGTTTGCCGCTCTCACGTTCGTCTTTCTCGCGGGGCTCGTCACGGCCATCGCGACCGGGGTCGGCGCGATTCCGTTCTTCTTCGTCTCGGACGTGAGCGACCGCTGGAACGTGGCGCTGTGGGGCGTCGCCTCGGGCATCATGGTGTCGGCGTCGCTGTTCGGCCTCGTCTTCGAGGGACTCGCGAACGGGACGCCGCTCCAACTCGGCATCGGAATGCTCGCCGGCGTCGCGCTCGTCCTCGTCGCCCACCACGTCATCGAGGGCGCGGAGGTCAACCCCAAGCAGTACGAGGAGGCCGACTTCCGCAAACTGCTGTTGATTCTCGGCATCCTCACCGTCCACAGCTTTCCCGAGGGCGTCGCCGTCGGCGTCTCGTTTGCCGACCTCGGCCTCGACGGCGGCTTCCAGCTGTTCGGCTTCGTCGTCCCGCTGCTCGCGGTGTTCATGACTCTCGCCATCTCGATTCACAACGTCCCCGAGGGGCTGGCCATCTCCATCCCGCTGCGGTCGATGAACGTCTCGAACTGGAAGCTCGTCTGGTGGGCCATCTTCTCCAGTCTGCCCCAGCCCATCGGCGCGGTTATCGCGTTCTACTTCGTCCGCATCGCCCGGGAGTTCCTCCCGTTCGGCTTCGGCTTCGCGGCGGGCGCGATGGTGTTTCTCGTCCTCACGGAGTTCATCCCCGAGGCGCTCGAACTCGGAAAGCGCCTCCCGCGCGGCGGCCGGGTCGAACTGCTCGCCGGACTCACCGCCGGCTTCGCCGTCATGGTCCCGCTGGCGTTCATCTGA
- a CDS encoding DUF7545 family protein, which yields MVETETYTIEGPGGDTEALELPAGLVDVFAEQGEDPTDVVADVVVQAFAQQAHVVAHHSEGGAPADIAEINEQMEELFEDRFGVPLSDALGHSH from the coding sequence ATGGTCGAAACTGAGACGTACACCATCGAGGGACCGGGCGGAGACACCGAAGCGCTGGAACTCCCCGCGGGCCTCGTCGACGTCTTCGCGGAGCAGGGCGAAGACCCGACCGACGTCGTCGCCGACGTGGTCGTGCAGGCGTTCGCACAGCAGGCACACGTCGTCGCGCACCACAGCGAGGGCGGCGCGCCGGCCGACATCGCTGAAATCAACGAACAGATGGAAGAGCTGTTCGAGGACCGCTTCGGCGTCCCGCTGTCGGACGCGCTCGGCCACTCGCACTAA
- a CDS encoding ABC transporter permease, giving the protein MSLAARVRSEFVASWHSFLRRRTAVFFTFFFPAIIVVIFGALVQTQPTGGGLFAEPKEYYIAGYLAVVVLFTPLSRVGSTIARHRDGSRFEKLATTPLSRAEWLLAHSLVNVVVIGLAALLLLALSALVTGASIPLTPATLAVVPFVALGVTLFCGLGAVIGSVADSQDGVIAASNAIALPLLFLSETFVTPDLLPAWFVPALNLSPLTYFARGVRALTYGGGGWLTNLAVLAALAVVFFAAGTVAIPRTD; this is encoded by the coding sequence ATGAGCCTCGCCGCCCGCGTCCGCTCGGAGTTCGTCGCCTCGTGGCACTCGTTCCTCCGGCGGCGGACGGCGGTCTTCTTCACGTTCTTCTTCCCCGCCATCATCGTCGTCATCTTCGGGGCGCTCGTGCAGACCCAGCCGACCGGCGGCGGCCTGTTCGCCGAGCCGAAGGAGTACTACATCGCCGGCTACCTCGCGGTCGTCGTGCTTTTCACCCCGCTGTCGCGGGTCGGCAGCACCATCGCCCGCCACCGCGACGGAAGCCGCTTCGAGAAACTGGCGACGACGCCGCTGTCGCGCGCCGAGTGGCTCCTCGCGCACTCGCTCGTCAACGTCGTCGTCATCGGCCTCGCGGCGCTGTTGCTCCTCGCGCTGTCGGCGCTCGTGACGGGCGCGTCGATTCCGCTGACGCCCGCGACGCTCGCAGTCGTCCCCTTTGTCGCGCTCGGCGTGACGCTGTTTTGCGGCCTCGGGGCCGTCATCGGGAGCGTCGCGGACTCGCAGGACGGCGTCATCGCCGCGAGCAACGCCATCGCGCTGCCCCTGTTGTTCCTCTCGGAGACGTTCGTGACGCCCGACCTGCTCCCGGCGTGGTTCGTCCCCGCGCTGAATCTCTCGCCGCTCACGTACTTCGCCCGCGGCGTCCGGGCGCTCACCTACGGCGGCGGCGGCTGGCTCACCAACCTCGCGGTTCTCGCGGCCCTCGCGGTCGTCTTCTTCGCGGCGGGGACGGTTGCGATTCCGCGGACCGATTGA
- a CDS encoding ABC transporter ATP-binding protein, protein MDEVLAADGLKKSYGDVEALSGVSLSVAAGEVFGLIGPNGAGKTTLVRALTGTTAVDSGSAAILGRDPTEVDRQRLGVLPQEFRPAGRLTARELVAYYAGLYDDARDPDAVLDEVGLADAADTWYENLSGGQQRRACIALTLVNDPDVLFLDEPTTGIDPAGRRSLWGLVEDLAAGGTTVFLTSHSMAEIERLADRVGLLNAGELVTVGQPDALVTEYGGESRLVVRTDGDADADAALGSVSLPAALDATVSGDGITVHGVGPRDIGDVVAAFDDAGVVYESLVWKQPGLEEVYLSLTGEQFEAARPAAAAAVGGDR, encoded by the coding sequence ATGGACGAGGTACTCGCCGCCGACGGCCTCAAGAAGTCCTACGGCGACGTGGAGGCGCTCTCGGGCGTCTCCCTGTCGGTCGCCGCGGGGGAGGTCTTCGGCCTCATCGGTCCGAACGGCGCGGGGAAGACGACGCTGGTTCGCGCCCTCACGGGCACGACCGCGGTTGACTCGGGGTCGGCGGCCATTCTCGGGCGTGACCCGACCGAGGTGGACCGCCAGCGCCTCGGCGTCCTCCCGCAGGAGTTCCGGCCCGCGGGTCGGCTCACCGCCCGCGAACTCGTGGCCTACTACGCGGGGCTGTACGACGACGCCCGCGACCCCGACGCGGTGCTTGACGAGGTCGGCCTCGCAGACGCCGCCGACACGTGGTACGAGAACCTCTCGGGCGGCCAACAGCGCCGCGCCTGCATCGCGCTGACGCTCGTCAACGACCCCGACGTGCTGTTCTTGGACGAGCCGACCACCGGCATCGACCCCGCGGGCCGCCGGTCGCTGTGGGGGCTCGTCGAGGACCTCGCCGCCGGCGGGACGACGGTGTTTCTCACCAGCCACTCCATGGCGGAGATAGAGCGCCTCGCCGACCGCGTGGGCCTGCTCAACGCGGGCGAACTCGTCACGGTCGGCCAGCCGGACGCCCTCGTCACCGAGTACGGCGGCGAGAGCCGCCTCGTCGTCCGAACCGACGGCGACGCCGATGCCGACGCGGCCCTCGGCTCGGTGTCGCTCCCGGCCGCGCTCGACGCGACGGTGTCGGGCGACGGCATCACCGTCCACGGCGTCGGCCCGCGCGACATCGGCGACGTGGTCGCCGCCTTCGACGACGCGGGCGTCGTCTACGAGTCGCTCGTCTGGAAACAGCCCGGTCTCGAAGAGGTCTACCTCTCTTTGACCGGCGAGCAGTTCGAGGCCGCCCGCCCCGCCGCGGCCGCCGCGGTCGGAGGTGACAGATGA
- a CDS encoding PQQ-dependent sugar dehydrogenase: MNGSRRDFLAATGATLLGGLAGCASAPTDDGAGGTTDSDATPDETDGATATANGGPDGSLAGLEVAYETVATGFASPVDVAIPEALGGSRRFVVDQPGRIWLHDDSGLRSESYLDITDRVVDVGGYDERGFLGVAFHPEFSDNGRLYLRYSAPRRPGTPSIDSHTFVLSELTVDPEATTVSADAEQTLLELPQPQSNHNAGAVAFGPDGYLYVATGDGGGANDEGRGHVDDWYDAVPGGNGQDVTENLLGSVLRIDVDSTGGVSGDDDRPYGIPEDNPLVGSDGRDEQYAWGFRNPWRLSFDGEDCYVADVGQGAWEEVNLLERGGNYGWNVREGAHCFRAGDCPTETPDGAPLIDPVLEYPHSGDGPSGVAVIGGHVYRGEAIPDLSGAYVFADWQSEGRLFAARPSESRPWDIAELPVTDRDDGGTNVLAFGRDPDGELYVCTSDRGVVTGSSGALNRLAGV; the protein is encoded by the coding sequence ATGAACGGTTCCCGACGCGATTTCCTCGCCGCGACCGGCGCGACCCTCCTCGGCGGCCTCGCGGGCTGTGCGAGCGCCCCGACCGACGACGGAGCCGGGGGAACGACCGACAGCGACGCGACGCCAGACGAGACTGACGGGGCGACCGCGACCGCGAACGGCGGGCCCGACGGCTCACTCGCGGGCCTCGAAGTCGCCTACGAGACGGTGGCGACCGGGTTCGCCTCGCCGGTCGACGTGGCCATCCCCGAGGCGCTCGGCGGAAGCCGACGGTTCGTCGTCGACCAGCCCGGTCGAATCTGGTTGCACGACGACTCTGGACTGCGAAGCGAATCGTACCTCGACATCACCGACCGCGTCGTCGACGTCGGCGGCTACGACGAGCGCGGCTTCCTCGGCGTCGCTTTCCACCCCGAGTTCTCCGACAACGGGCGGCTCTACCTCCGGTACAGCGCCCCGCGGCGACCGGGAACGCCTTCCATCGACAGCCACACGTTCGTCTTGAGCGAACTGACGGTCGACCCCGAAGCGACGACCGTCTCGGCCGACGCCGAGCAGACGCTGCTCGAACTCCCGCAACCCCAGTCGAACCACAACGCCGGAGCCGTCGCGTTCGGCCCGGACGGCTATCTCTACGTCGCCACGGGCGACGGCGGCGGCGCGAACGACGAGGGGCGCGGCCACGTCGACGACTGGTACGACGCCGTGCCGGGCGGCAACGGACAGGACGTGACCGAGAACCTCCTCGGGAGCGTCCTCCGCATCGACGTGGACTCGACCGGCGGCGTCTCGGGCGACGACGACCGGCCCTACGGAATCCCCGAGGATAACCCGCTCGTCGGCTCCGACGGCCGCGACGAGCAGTACGCGTGGGGGTTCAGAAACCCGTGGCGGCTCTCGTTCGACGGCGAGGACTGCTACGTCGCCGACGTGGGACAGGGCGCGTGGGAGGAGGTGAACCTCTTGGAGCGCGGCGGCAACTACGGCTGGAACGTCCGCGAGGGCGCACACTGCTTTCGCGCGGGCGACTGCCCGACCGAGACGCCCGACGGCGCGCCGCTCATCGACCCGGTGCTGGAGTACCCCCACAGCGGCGACGGGCCGTCCGGGGTGGCCGTCATCGGCGGCCACGTCTACCGCGGCGAGGCGATTCCGGACCTCTCGGGCGCGTACGTCTTCGCCGACTGGCAGTCCGAGGGCAGACTGTTCGCCGCCCGCCCGAGCGAGTCGCGCCCGTGGGACATCGCGGAGCTACCCGTGACGGACCGCGACGACGGCGGGACGAACGTCCTCGCGTTCGGCCGCGACCCCGACGGCGAACTGTACGTCTGCACCAGCGACCGAGGTGTCGTGACCGGGTCGTCGGGCGCGCTGAACCGGCTGGCCGGGGTGTGA